In one window of Denticeps clupeoides chromosome 2, fDenClu1.1, whole genome shotgun sequence DNA:
- the bhlhe22 gene encoding class E basic helix-loop-helix protein 22, which translates to MDRRMNLSGPGDIFHKTLSAVSSKKMDSFRPSGGIDLQSRDGCFDQSDPDPLQPGGVAGSRGPTLGLPTGSLCVKYGESGNRTSAAESSGGEQSPDDDSDDRCDMMLMADGRTAASGAKSDGGKKNKEQKTLRLSINARERRRMHDLNDALDELRAVIPYAHSPSVRKLSKIATLLLAKNYILMQAQALEEMRRLVAYLNQGQAISAASLPAAAALAAPLGAYEQPPGYPFPGGVAAPSCPDKCALFSGVTSSLCKQCTDKP; encoded by the coding sequence ATGGACCGGAGGATGAACTTGAGCGGACCGGGGGACATTTTCCACAAAACTCTGAGCGCCGTGTCCAGCAAGAAGATGGACTCGTTCAGACCGTCCGGCGGCATCGATCTGCAGTCCAGGGACGGCTGCTTCGACCAGTCCGACCCCGACCCCCTCCAGCCCGGCGGCGTGGCGGGAAGTCGGGGGCCCACGCTGGGTCTCCCCACCGGATCCTTGTGCGTGAAGTACGGGGAGAGCGGCAACCGGACCTCGGCGGCGGAGAGCAGCGGCGGGGAGCAGAGCCCGGACGACGACAGCGACGACCGGTGCGACATGATGCTGATGGCCGACGGGAGGACGGCGGCGTCCGGCGCCAAGTCCGACGGAGGTAAGAAAAACAAGGAGCAGAAGACGCTGCGGCTGAGCATCAACGCCCGGGAGCGCAGGAGGATGCACGACCTGAACGACGCGCTGGACGAGCTGCGCGCCGTCATCCCGTACGCGCACAGCCCGTCGGTGCGCAAGCTCTCCAAGATCGCCACGCTGCTGCTCGCCAAGAACTACATCCTGATGCAGGCGCAGGCGCTGGAGGAGATGCGGCGGCTCGTCGCCTACCTGAACCAGGGCCAGGCCATCTCCGCCGCGTCGCTGCCCGCCGCCGCGGCCCTGGCGGCGCCGCTGGGCGCGTACGAGCAGCCGCCCGGGTACCCGTTCCCCGGCGGCGTGGCGGCGCCCTCCTGCCCGGACAAGTGCGCGCTGTTCAGCGGCGTCACGTCCAGCCTGTGCAAGCAGTGCACCGACAAGCCTTGA